In Drosophila teissieri strain GT53w chromosome 2R, Prin_Dtei_1.1, whole genome shotgun sequence, the following proteins share a genomic window:
- the LOC122614603 gene encoding putative gustatory receptor 39b, with the protein MLYSLHPYLKYFALLGLVPWSESCAHSQFVQKLYSAFLIILNAVNFGISINFPQNSELFLSLMVNVIVFVAKIVCVAVIVLQMMVHYDDYFRFCMEIKNLGLRLQCELKIHVGRLKWQSYAKILALGIGCLVTVLPSIYVALSGSLLYFWSSLLSILIIRMQFVLMLLYVDLLGQHASLLGKRLQNVLECHLMGSNRSLDSNANRLCSLDFLLALKQCHMELYHLFTDFNDLFGWSILGTYVVLFSDSTVNIYWTQQVLAEVYQYKYLYATFSVFLPSFVNILVFCRYGDFCQRQSVMIGSYLRNLSFHPSIGRETSYKDLLTEFIMQVEQNLLTINAEGFMNADNSLLMSILAAKVTYLIVLMQFSSV; encoded by the exons ATGCTTTATTCCCTTCATCCGTACCTCAAATACTTTGCTTTGCTGGGCCTTGTGCCTTGGTCAGAGAGTTGTGCTCATTCTCAGTTCGTTCAGAAATTGTACTCAGCGTtcctaattattttaaatgcagTTAATTTCGGgatttccattaattttcCACAGAATTCAGAACTATTTCTCTCTCTTATGGTCAACGTGATTGTTTTCGTAGCTAAGATTGTGTGTGTTGCTGTAATTGTGCTGCAGATGATGGTTCACTACGATGACTACTTCAGGTTCTGCATGGAGATAAAGAACTTGGGACTTCGATTGCAGTGCGAACTTAAGATACATGTAGGGCGGTTAAAGTGGCAGTCGTATGCGAAAATTCTAGCACTCGGTATTGGATGTTTGGTGACGGTATTGCCCTCCATCTATGTTGCCCTAAGCGGAAGCCTTCTCTACTTTTGGTCCTCCCTCTTGTCAATCCTTATTATAAGGATGCAATTCGTATTAATGCTTTTGTACGTAGATTTGCTGGGTCAGCACGCGAGTCTGTTAGGTAAACGACTCCAAAACGTTCTTGAGTGTCATTTGATGGGCTCCAACCGCAGTTTGGACAGTAATGCCAATCGTCTTTGCTCCCTAGATTTTCTGTTAGCACTTAAACAGTGTCATATGGAACTTTATCATCTGTTCACCGACTTCAACGATCTCTTTGGCTGGTCCATACTTGGCACCTATGTGGTTCTGTTTTCAGATAGCACCGTCAATATTTACTGGACCCAGCAGGTTCTGGCTGAGGTCTATCAATACAAGTACCTTTATGCcacattttccgtttttttacCATCATTCGTTAACATCTTGGTGTTTTGCCGTTATGGAGATTTTTGTCAACGACAG AGTGTCATGATTGGAAGTTATTTAAGGAATTTGTCCTTCCATCCCTCGATCGGAAGAGAAACCTCTTATAAAGATCTGCTGACAGAGTTTATAATGCAAGTGGAACAAAATTTATTGACTATCAATGCTGAGGGCTTTATGAACGCCGATAACTCGCTTCTAATGTCG aTTTTGGCTGCGAAAGTGACCTATTTAATCGTGCTTATGCAATTCAGTTCAGTGTAG